CAGGATAACTTGATTTTTTTAGGGGGGAATAAGGGTGCGCCGAGGGGTCTTACAGTAGATTGGCAGATAATTTGTTGAAATTATTGAATAAAATTGATAAAAAGAGAATTAACGGTTAAACTCCTGTCAAAAAAATGGTTGCTCTATGAAAGAATCTTCAGACCAATGGCAGTAATTGTATGGCAAGCAGCCTACCCGGTGCTTGCTGCCTGTATCTTATATGAAATATCCAGTTCTTTGTTTTTTTCTTCTTCCTTGCTTTTTTACCCATAATTTGTCTTCCTTTTTATTCAGGTTCAGCGATGCTTGGCAAGTTACACCAAGCGACTGCGCCATTTCTTTGGATCCCTGGATGTATGGAAGATGCTGTAGACTGTCACCTTCCCACCGGCATACTCGTAAAAGATGGCGTACGGAAACCGCCTCAACAACGCCCGACGGTACTCCTCGTGGACTTTCGTGTGGAGTTCGGGCATGCGACAAATTGCTTGGATACAGGCGTCCACACAGCCGAGAAACTCTTCCCCCAAACCGGGGCGGCGATCTTCGTACCAACAATATGCCTCATCGACGTCCTGTTGTGCTTCCGGCGCGATTATTAGTTCAGCGGCCATAGCGATTTCGAACCCTGCGTTTTACCTCGTCCCACGAAAGCCCCGAAGCCGGGTTGCTCATCAAGTTGGCCTTTCGACGAGCCAACTCCTCCTTTTGCCATTCATGCACAGGAACCTCTGACGGGGTAGCCGCCAGATCGTCCCAGAGATCTTCCACCAGTTGTAGCTTCTCTGGTGGACTCAGGTCGAATATGGAAACAGTATTTAAATTCATTGTTACCTCCTGATAGCAGGGCAATGCTCACGTTCGAATTGATTGTTTCGGTTGCCAAACTGCAAATTAGATTTTCTTTGCCGAATCGCGGCGGCGTAGCCGCCGAGAACGATTTAATCAGCGGCGAGGTGAAAGTCCTCTGTAGCTGAACCACTGATAGTAATATCTATCATAAACTACTATCCGAAGGCAAGGGCGTCCCGTGAAGTGGTACAGTCATAGCGGACACTCCGAAAAGCGTGTTATAGAAAAACCGGCTTTAAGGAGGTGCCGCATGGATCGGAAATGTACTATTTTCACGACGTTCCCCCTGGAGATTACATCCTTGAAATATGGATATCCCCTGACAGACC
Above is a genomic segment from Deltaproteobacteria bacterium containing:
- a CDS encoding recombinase, whose protein sequence is MAAELIIAPEAQQDVDEAYCWYEDRRPGLGEEFLGCVDACIQAICRMPELHTKVHEEYRRALLRRFPYAIFYEYAGGKVTVYSIFHTSRDPKKWRSRLV
- a CDS encoding addiction module protein; translated protein: MNLNTVSIFDLSPPEKLQLVEDLWDDLAATPSEVPVHEWQKEELARRKANLMSNPASGLSWDEVKRRVRNRYGR